A region of the Lycium barbarum isolate Lr01 chromosome 1, ASM1917538v2, whole genome shotgun sequence genome:
gggcacactaggagggatagaattaggaatgaagatatccgggacaaagtgggagtggcatcggtggaggacaagatgagggaagcgaggctgagatggtttgggcatgtgaagaggagagacacagatgctccagtgcggaggtgtgaaaggttggctatggacggtttcaggagaggtaaagggaggccgaagaagtattggggagaggtgattagacaggatatggcacagtttcagctcaccgaagacatgaccttagataggaggttgtggagaactcagattaggatagaaagctaggtggcttatcctttcaccatagtagttgtaatTTTGCTCGttcgtttattgccatttgaattctgcatttgattgctgcttatatttgttgggtcgttgtactttgattatcttatttatctatagtagttaatgctcctttcttttcgGACTgttttaccatgactttctcgcatTTGTTgttccttgttttcatattgttttcgatatgcttggccctatctgaccttttgtcttgttttcctctcttgagctgagggtcttttgaaaacagccgccctacctttcaaggtgggggttaggtctgcgtatactctacctccccagaccccacatggtgggattatactgggcttgttgttgttggtggtggtggtcatAGTCTTCATCATCTGTTGTTTAACCATTAATTTTTGCATGGCTATATTTGTGCTATTTAGCTACATGAGGATGGATGTTAGTAAGTCTGAACCTTATTTTGATTTTTGGGTGGTTCAGCCAGTGCTACAAGTGTGTGTTTTATCCTCCTACACTTAGGTCTCAACAGTGTACTCTCACGCTCATGGATTATTTTCATACTTAACATAAATGAACAGACGTTAAGCCCTTCAAAATtgggtgcaagtgattgtagccATAAAACTTTCAGTAGTTTCTTTGCTGTGATCTCCCTCTTGGTAGCCCCCATTTAATTGATTTTTAATATATTCCTTGAAGATCTCCATCTGCGCTTATGGAGGGCTGAGTTCTTTAGCTGCTACTTTTTCTGAATTGAATGTGCAATATGATTGCTTTCTTTCAGAGGGGAATCTCTGCTTGATTAATTCTTTATTTGGGTCGTTTCAGTTGTTTTACTATTTCACTGCTGCCAATGCTTGTATGACAAAGTGTATTAACAGCATGACTTTGCAACAACCATTTCATATATTTAAGTATGTTGGACATGATAAGACACAGCATTTCATGAATTCTATATTACTGTAAGATTTTTCTTGCTCTTAATCCTTTAAATTTAGCAAAGTTAGGGAAGACTTCATAGGCATAATGTCTACTGTTGCAAAATGCAATTTActttataaaattttgaaattttataaCTGGTGTCGATTTTTCTAATGATCATGTGTTGTATAGCCATGTAACTGGTTCATTACATTTTTTCCGGTACCCAAACAGGTATAAATCGGGATATCGTGAACTTAGATCTCCTTTTTTGTTGTGAACGTGAATAATGGGGCCGAGGTGGAAAGGAAAAGGGGCAGAAGTTAAAGCTCTTGCAGATCCCATTTCAGAGATAGTCAGCCAGCTCCAATCTTCTCTGATCAGCTCAAATTCTCGAGGATTGCTATCTGGTATGAGTGTGCTTCTTAAAGCAGATGCAGAACTAACTGACGTCCTCAATCGTGCATGTTTTGGTAGGCCTAAGGTAACATCAGAAAAGAATGAGCAATGGTTTCAGCTTTCCGTGGAAGAAGCTTTTTACCTTCAATATTCTCTAAAATGCATTAAGATTGTTGACCACAATGACACAGAACTGAACAGCGATGAGTTATGGAAGCATATGACATCCAGGAAAGAAAAATTTCCTATCCTGTTCAAAGCTTTT
Encoded here:
- the LOC132605194 gene encoding tRNA-splicing endonuclease subunit Sen2-1-like, which codes for MGPRWKGKGAEVKALADPISEIVSQLQSSLISSNSRGLLSGMSVLLKADAELTDVLNRACFGRPKVTSEKNEQWFQLSVEEAFYLQYSLKCIKIVDHNDTELNSDELWKHMTSRKEKFPILFKAFSHLRSKNWVVRSGSQYGVDFVAYRHHPALVHSEYAVLVLSAQDGNANGRLRVWSDFHCTLRLCGSVAKTLLILDIEQQQSCAASPSCLDNYVVEERTITRWSPEQGREKKLNPTQV